In Fimbriimonadales bacterium, a genomic segment contains:
- the ispE gene encoding 4-(cytidine 5'-diphospho)-2-C-methyl-D-erythritol kinase has protein sequence MKGLRIKAYAKINLFLHVGPKREDGYHEIHTLLHLIELHDLLTIKISDSTKITCTDSAIPPEENLVTLALSKFSKKKEISPVEIHLEKNIPLQSGLGGGSSDAAATLNGINMLTGNSLTEDTLFSIARSIGADVPFFLARTPCAEARGFGEKIEPKPALERTPILIAKPKVGMSTAEAYTKLDFVRRLPRVCAEDCKEPSNDFDAIALPQSVELMEKLKELGAFESHLCGSGSAVYGLFDSEEMMQNAFRNLSTRGVWVWKGSTLSTLEEPEWML, from the coding sequence GTGAAGGGATTACGTATCAAAGCCTATGCGAAAATAAATCTCTTTTTACATGTAGGACCAAAGCGTGAAGACGGTTATCATGAAATTCACACTTTACTGCACCTTATCGAATTGCACGACCTTCTTACGATAAAGATATCCGATTCGACAAAAATTACCTGTACCGATTCCGCTATTCCTCCAGAAGAAAATTTAGTTACACTTGCACTTTCAAAATTTTCGAAGAAAAAAGAAATTTCTCCCGTAGAGATTCATCTTGAAAAAAACATCCCATTGCAATCAGGCCTGGGCGGAGGGAGCAGCGATGCGGCAGCGACTCTGAATGGAATCAACATGCTTACGGGCAATTCCTTGACTGAAGATACGCTGTTTTCCATTGCTCGAAGCATTGGTGCAGATGTGCCATTTTTTCTTGCAAGGACGCCTTGCGCCGAGGCGAGGGGGTTTGGAGAAAAAATCGAGCCTAAACCAGCCCTCGAACGCACACCTATCCTTATAGCAAAACCAAAAGTTGGTATGTCTACAGCAGAAGCTTATACAAAACTCGACTTTGTCAGAAGACTTCCGAGGGTATGCGCAGAGGATTGTAAAGAACCGTCCAACGACTTCGATGCTATTGCATTGCCTCAATCTGTCGAACTCATGGAAAAGTTAAAGGAGTTAGGGGCTTTCGAATCTCATTTATGCGGGAGTGGGTCTGCTGTCTATGGACTGTTCGATTCCGAAGAAATGATGCAAAATGCTTTTCGGAACCTGAGCACGAGAGGGGTTTGGGTTTGGAAAGGCAGCACTCTTTCCACGTTGGAAGAACCGGAATGGATGCTTTGA
- a CDS encoding nucleotidyltransferase family protein, translating to MDALILAGGKCPEDLARATRCVVKANLLWNGRRLVDQVVSALRNSDIGLEKMVCVGARVPSAENIEGGENFFESMSRGLSACNAKNIIVTTADLPFISKESIEDFVSRAEPNAAINWAIVPMKECKEKFPGIARTSVRLREGHFTGGNIALLERESFEKILPILQKAYENRKSPWRLAWQIGLFVLLQLAISRLFPAVLSIRRIENVVSKKLGVAAKVVISHYPEIATDVDTLEQYQAALRWREALEVSSRRL from the coding sequence ATGGATGCTTTGATATTGGCAGGAGGCAAGTGCCCGGAAGACTTAGCGCGGGCGACAAGATGCGTCGTGAAAGCAAATCTGCTTTGGAACGGGCGCAGATTAGTGGACCAAGTAGTAAGCGCCCTGCGTAATTCCGATATAGGGCTCGAAAAGATGGTGTGTGTAGGCGCTCGCGTTCCATCTGCTGAGAACATAGAGGGGGGGGAGAATTTCTTCGAGAGTATGAGCCGTGGATTATCCGCATGCAATGCGAAAAACATCATCGTTACCACCGCTGATTTGCCTTTTATCTCAAAAGAATCTATAGAGGATTTCGTGAGTCGGGCTGAGCCGAATGCCGCAATTAACTGGGCAATCGTGCCGATGAAAGAGTGCAAAGAAAAGTTTCCAGGGATTGCGAGGACGAGCGTTCGATTGAGAGAAGGTCATTTTACGGGGGGGAATATCGCCTTACTTGAACGCGAGTCTTTCGAGAAAATCTTGCCTATTTTACAAAAAGCGTACGAAAATCGAAAAAGTCCGTGGAGATTGGCATGGCAAATCGGGCTCTTCGTACTTTTACAGTTAGCGATCAGTCGCCTCTTCCCAGCCGTTTTGAGCATACGAAGAATCGAAAACGTAGTGAGCAAGAAACTCGGCGTTGCGGCAAAAGTCGTGATTTCCCATTATCCAGAAATTGCTACGGATGTAGATACGTTAGAGCAGTACCAAGCCGCTCTGCGCTGGCGGGAAGCTCTGGAAGTCAGCAGCCGTAGGCTTTAG
- a CDS encoding cytochrome c biogenesis protein: MERIAKIVLFLAGIGVTVAYIWAPPAKNFPVPEAAKIMFFHVPPAMLCTAFFLWGAIMGGRYLMTKDIRFDIRSLAAIEIGTLLVILATLTGMIFAKMQWGAFWEWDPRQVLILLQLLIYLAYFALRTSIAERQRAAIVSAGYSIFAFLTVPFLIWALPRIPPFATQSRHAGANEAVVGGGLDPTYRIIFYSTLIVVFFAFALAYRLRVREAEISYAWEAADELDSRSDSAATSRVVGAVRLRDKD; encoded by the coding sequence ATGGAAAGAATAGCGAAAATTGTCCTTTTCCTTGCGGGTATCGGTGTTACCGTTGCCTATATTTGGGCTCCTCCAGCCAAAAACTTTCCCGTACCGGAGGCGGCTAAAATTATGTTCTTTCACGTCCCCCCTGCGATGCTATGCACCGCGTTCTTTCTTTGGGGTGCAATTATGGGGGGGCGCTATTTAATGACGAAAGACATACGCTTCGATATCAGGAGTCTTGCAGCAATCGAGATAGGGACGCTTTTGGTTATTCTTGCGACTCTTACGGGAATGATATTCGCCAAGATGCAATGGGGAGCATTTTGGGAATGGGACCCGCGTCAGGTTCTTATTCTTTTGCAACTTCTTATTTACTTAGCATATTTCGCCCTTCGCACCTCCATCGCAGAAAGGCAACGCGCCGCTATAGTATCGGCGGGATATTCCATTTTTGCGTTTCTCACGGTTCCCTTCCTGATATGGGCTTTGCCGCGCATCCCACCTTTTGCTACACAGAGCAGACATGCCGGCGCAAACGAGGCGGTAGTCGGGGGAGGTCTCGACCCTACATATCGAATTATTTTTTACAGCACCTTAATCGTTGTATTTTTTGCGTTCGCGTTAGCGTATAGACTGCGCGTTCGTGAAGCTGAAATATCCTATGCCTGGGAGGCTGCTGATGAACTTGACTCTCGCTCTGATTCTGCCGCCACTTCTCGTGTGGTCGGCGCTGTTCGTTTACGTGATAAGGACTGA
- a CDS encoding heme exporter protein CcmB, which yields MNGKSTWASELIALLHKEALVDLRSKHGVYTIALFALVIVTTIALSVVKETLRPSLAAGMLWISLLFSSVTAIARSFISEEESGTADLLRLVARPEIIYWAKLLYNAFISCAIGLLILLFFLLFTRVEVADATLFLCTVFVGCLALASGMTLTSVWSSRARGRHAIMGVISIPPLLWMLAPGIAATRIALGAPASGGWHSVLAMLSLTIAYLAIGPFLFSTTWKE from the coding sequence GTGAATGGGAAATCAACTTGGGCAAGTGAACTGATTGCTCTCTTACACAAAGAGGCTTTAGTGGATTTGCGCTCTAAACATGGCGTCTATACAATTGCGCTTTTTGCGTTAGTGATTGTAACCACAATAGCATTATCCGTTGTCAAAGAAACTTTACGACCATCTCTCGCCGCAGGAATGTTATGGATTTCTTTGCTCTTTTCTTCTGTAACCGCAATAGCGCGCAGTTTTATTTCGGAAGAAGAATCCGGAACTGCGGACTTGCTGAGGCTGGTTGCGCGACCAGAAATTATTTATTGGGCGAAACTTTTGTATAACGCGTTCATCTCCTGCGCTATAGGGCTTCTTATTTTGCTTTTTTTCTTGCTCTTTACAAGAGTAGAAGTCGCTGATGCGACACTCTTCCTTTGTACCGTGTTCGTAGGTTGTCTCGCTTTGGCTTCCGGAATGACGCTAACGAGCGTTTGGAGCTCCCGTGCGCGGGGTAGACATGCGATAATGGGGGTAATCTCTATACCTCCTCTACTTTGGATGTTGGCACCTGGGATAGCAGCCACACGTATCGCCTTAGGCGCTCCGGCATCGGGAGGATGGCACTCTGTTTTAGCAATGCTTAGTTTGACGATTGCTTACTTAGCGATAGGTCCGTTTCTCTTCAGTACAACATGGAAAGAATAG
- a CDS encoding ABC transporter ATP-binding protein: MNDILMLQATRLGKKYNSQWVFRGIEFCLEKGECLLVTGPNGSGKSTLLRLLAGLESPTEGSIEKNIRDARKDIGFASPELRLYANLTGLEHLQLTARLRGCDVNSGNTHVLLNDVGLSLDCKKPTSAYSTGMRARLRLAMAIQTKPKILLLDEPSVSLDENGREILKNIIANQRNRGCIILATNDPYDRQFGEWEINLGK, encoded by the coding sequence TTGAACGACATTTTGATGTTACAGGCGACTCGTTTGGGAAAAAAATACAATTCCCAATGGGTTTTCCGTGGGATAGAATTTTGTTTGGAAAAAGGGGAATGCTTGCTCGTTACGGGACCTAATGGGAGCGGAAAATCCACCCTTTTGAGATTATTAGCAGGGTTAGAAAGCCCCACCGAAGGTTCTATAGAAAAAAACATACGAGACGCTCGAAAAGATATCGGGTTTGCGTCTCCGGAACTTCGATTGTATGCTAATTTGACGGGTTTAGAGCATCTTCAGCTCACCGCGCGATTGCGTGGATGTGATGTAAATTCCGGAAATACTCATGTCCTGCTCAACGATGTCGGTCTCTCGCTCGATTGCAAAAAGCCTACTTCTGCATATAGCACAGGGATGAGAGCGCGACTCCGTTTGGCAATGGCTATACAAACGAAACCGAAAATTCTCCTTTTGGACGAACCTAGTGTAAGCCTCGACGAAAATGGGAGAGAAATCCTAAAAAATATCATAGCGAATCAAAGAAATAGAGGATGCATAATCCTCGCAACCAACGACCCTTATGATAGACAATTCGGTGAATGGGAAATCAACTTGGGCAAGTGA
- a CDS encoding adenosylhomocysteinase, which translates to MAIVSHHIKDASLADEGFRRIEWASREMPVLRGISARFSREKPLLGQRITACLHVTTETANLLLALKEGGAEVAVCASNPLSTQDDVAAALTEHYGISAFCIRGEDHHMYYRHIHQALDIQPTLTMDDGADTVTVIHSERKELIPHILGGTEETTTGVIRLRAMAKQGVLSYPIIAVNDAKTKHLFDNRYGTGQSTIDGILRATNILFAGRRVVVAGYGWCGKGIAMRARGMGARVIVTEVDSIQALEAVMDGFDVMPMDDAASLGDIFITATGCKDVISERHFEKMKDGAILCNAGHFNVELKITALEKMGTKRRIREHVDEYSLKDGKRLYLLGEGRLINLAAAEGHPASVMDMSFANQALCMEYLAQHSRELTKSVHPVPEPIDQRVALLKLESMKIRIDTLSEEQKQYLSGWQEGT; encoded by the coding sequence ATGGCAATAGTCTCTCACCATATCAAAGACGCTTCTCTCGCCGATGAAGGGTTCAGAAGAATCGAATGGGCATCCAGGGAAATGCCCGTCTTGCGAGGGATATCTGCGCGATTCTCTCGAGAAAAACCGCTTCTTGGTCAGCGAATAACCGCTTGCCTCCACGTGACAACCGAAACGGCGAACCTCCTTTTGGCACTGAAAGAAGGCGGTGCGGAAGTGGCTGTATGTGCCAGCAACCCTCTCAGCACCCAAGACGACGTTGCTGCCGCACTCACCGAACATTACGGGATAAGCGCCTTCTGCATCCGAGGTGAAGACCATCATATGTATTACCGGCATATTCATCAAGCTCTGGATATTCAGCCGACCCTCACCATGGATGACGGAGCAGACACAGTAACCGTCATTCACAGCGAGCGCAAAGAACTCATTCCACATATCCTCGGTGGCACGGAAGAGACGACGACCGGCGTTATTCGATTGCGTGCAATGGCAAAACAAGGAGTTCTCTCCTATCCGATAATTGCAGTTAACGATGCGAAGACGAAACACTTATTCGATAATCGTTATGGTACGGGGCAATCCACTATAGATGGGATTCTACGCGCTACGAATATTCTTTTTGCGGGGAGGAGAGTCGTCGTTGCTGGATACGGATGGTGTGGAAAAGGCATTGCGATGCGCGCAAGAGGAATGGGCGCAAGGGTTATCGTTACGGAAGTAGATTCCATTCAAGCATTGGAAGCGGTTATGGATGGTTTCGACGTCATGCCCATGGACGATGCGGCATCGTTGGGGGATATTTTCATCACAGCGACCGGTTGCAAAGACGTGATTTCGGAAAGACATTTCGAAAAGATGAAAGACGGTGCGATACTTTGCAACGCTGGACATTTCAATGTGGAACTGAAAATCACTGCATTAGAAAAGATGGGTACGAAGAGAAGAATTCGCGAACATGTCGATGAATACTCTTTGAAAGACGGAAAGCGTTTGTATCTTTTAGGAGAAGGGCGTTTGATCAATCTCGCAGCGGCTGAAGGTCATCCGGCGAGTGTCATGGATATGAGTTTTGCGAATCAAGCCTTGTGCATGGAATATCTGGCGCAACATTCTCGGGAACTGACAAAGTCCGTTCATCCTGTTCCAGAACCAATCGATCAGCGAGTTGCACTTTTGAAATTGGAAAGTATGAAAATTCGAATAGATACACTCAGCGAAGAACAGAAGCAATATTTAAGCGGTTGGCAGGAAGGAACATAA